GTAAGTCTGGCTAGGTAGGCCGGGCTTGGCACTGCCAGACATCTTTTGTGGGCTGGACCGGAATCCCTGATTTAGCCCGCTTATTATGTAAAGTGAGCTAAACCTAGCATGACTCGTGAACCCTGAAAAGGCGGGATTTTACGTTGCGCACGTGCTTACAAAGAACTTGCACGTGATAGATGGTAAGACAATACAAGCCACTGGGCATGTGATATTATACTTGATACTATTCCATTCATTCAAGTGGAATAAGGAATATAATGAAACCCCAACTCACAAAACCAATCAAATGTTCAAGAAGAGACATACGTTGCTTCCCTTGAAAGCTGAATCATATCCATCTTTGCTTGCACCAATCTCCTGTTCATGCCCTAAAAATTGAGATTATATGTCAAGCCCCTTCTCACTCTCCATAGTTGGGCGGATGGAGGAGCTAATCAGGCAAAAGAGGTAAGTTTGTTCTCTGTCAATATAACACAGATGTCtctgctgcttcttcttcttcttctctgtatTATTTGGTCTTGAAAATGTCTCTGTCAGGGTCAGTTTTTCAGACCAACCACACAAGGAGGAGTACTACCGTGCTCCGGATATCGAGTTTGCAGCAGCGGTTGCAGCTGCTTCATTGTCCATTTATTCACTCCATGAAGCTGAGGAGCAACAAAGAGGGAAGATAATGGAGGAGATCAAGATTAGAAAAGAAGGCAGCACAATTGGTTCTGGTAAAAATTAAATCCACGATTCTCTTTGTCAATACTTATATCGCATATTGGATTGGCATAACTCAACCGAGTGACGTATAAACAAAAGCCTAATTCCTCTCACACAACAAACGCATTTTCTGGGCTTAAGAACTAATAGCGACGGCCTAGGAGAATAAATCCGTGCAGAAATATGGTtcagagcggacaatatctgTTGCTGTGATTTCTAGCATCTCTTTTGTATGATACATGTGTGTGACTATTTTATAGCTAAGATAACAACTCCAATTTTCCAGGTGAAAATTTTAAAGTAAAACCATCAGGAGTGGATCAAAAGCCACAACAGATTAGTTTACCAAACAGGGAAGCAAGTCGATCATCCTCCCTACGACCGATGGGATCTGCATTCGAAGACCAAAGACGGATAAGGAATTCCCAGAATGGTGGTGGAGAAGACAAAGCAGAGTCTTGGAGGAAAATTCAGATGCAAAAGATTAATAAAAGGTAACGATGAATCACAGACAACAAACAATCCACAGTACTTATAGATGTATAAGCTGTTGTGACCTG
This DNA window, taken from Tripterygium wilfordii isolate XIE 37 chromosome 20, ASM1340144v1, whole genome shotgun sequence, encodes the following:
- the LOC119986955 gene encoding uncharacterized protein LOC119986955 yields the protein MEELIRQKRCLCCFFFFFSVLFGLENVSVRVSFSDQPHKEEYYRAPDIEFAAAVAAASLSIYSLHEAEEQQRGKIMEEIKIRKEGSTIGSGENFKVKPSGVDQKPQQISLPNREASRSSSLRPMGSAFEDQRRIRNSQNGGGEDKAESWRKIQMQKINKRYEKTKSIVLVWERQKKMQAELQKQRKQSELEQRMLMNIKHYKNKLARIDKIVGEGRGELEEKRKNDEKELKERSKKIRSTGKAPVKCFCF